A stretch of DNA from Mesorhizobium onobrychidis:
ACTGCGGGGTCTATTGAATTTCTACAATCCTGTAGGCGCGCTCCCCGGCAAGACGACCGTAACAATCATCGTTTGGCTCATTGCTTGGTACGGGCTGTCACGGATTTGGCAAAGGGAAAATGGTTAACATGCGCGCCGTCAAGTCGCAGCGCTCATCTTGCTCGGGATAGGATTCCTACTAACCTTCCCGCCGTTCTGGTACCTTTTCGTGAAAAGTCCGGGTTCGCTGCCGAATCCATCACTGAGCTTACCCGTCACGCCGCGATCATCGTCGCTCCCGTCGGTGACTTGGTCCCGATCGCGTTGCGTGCTGTGCGCAAGGGCGGCAAAGTGCCGTCCTGGTGCCGTGATCTACTCCAACCGGACTATCTGGCCCGCCCACCGAGCTTACGCATTCGTCCAAGCCATTTCGCACGCGTCGCGTCGCTGGCGCCCTCGACCATGCCGAACAAGGTTTCGCGCACCGGACCGATCCCGACAAAATGGAGTATGCTTCGCCGCATGCCAGCAATGCCGTGGCCGAGGAACCAGAGCTGGTAGAGAAGGGAAGGCATGCCCATTGTCACCACGAGGCGGGCGGAGCGGCCGCGAAGCAGCGCCTTGGTAAAGCCTTTACCGCTGTCCGGATAGGCGAAGGCCGTTCCCGGCCGCATGACCTGTTCCAGAAATGCCTTGAGCAAGGCCGGCATGGTCCCGAGCCAAAGTGGAAAGACAAAGACGATGTGCTCCGCCCAGACGATCGCCCGGCGGCGTCATTCAGGCTGTCGGGTATCGCGCCGTGTTCGAACTCCTGCATCGTCCGCAGCATCGAAAAATCGAGCGCTGCCAGATCGATTTGTCGCACGACATGTCCCGCCTGTTTCGCGCCCTCGGCATAGGCTTGCGCCAGACCGCGGCAGAGGCGGTCCGGAGACGGGTCGGGATGGCCGACCACAACCAGGATACGTCGCGACATGAGTTGCTCCCGGCGTTGTTTGGAACGCTAAGGCCGTTCGACCCGTGCCACCTGATAGGTGTGCATGGCGCCGTTGCGTTCGATCGAGACATATTCTCCGGTCACGAAGCGCTCGTCGCCGAGATGGAAACCGATCTCGTCGTCGCGATCACCGTCGGTATAATCGAAATACCATTGTCCGCCCGGCTTGCGCCGCAGCCGCCCGATCAGGTCTTCCTCGCCGGTGCGAAAACGGCGCACTCGGCAGGACGCCTGGTGCGACTTCCACTCTTCCGCATCGATCCGGCCTTCGTTCGTCAACGGAACGAGCACGTCATAGCCCTCTTCGCGGTCACCCTCCGGATGCCCCCTTTCGCGAGCAAGCAGCAGCCGGATATGGCGGAATTTCGAGGTGAGGTCCTGCAAGCTGGTCATGGCGAACTCCTTTTCACGGAGTTTGATAACGTGGCGGTCGAGTCCGACCTTGATCCGCATCAAGGAGCTGGAAAGTTTGACCGGCCTCAGACGTTCGGCAGCAGGACCGTGGCGAAGTAACCGGTGATCGCCGCCAGCAGGGTTGCGCCGCCCAAAGGCAACCAGAACCTGACGGGCCCGGCAAATACGGCCAGCGACAGGCGGCCAATCGCGTTTGCCACCAGCGCCACCAGCACTGCCTGACCCACTGTCCCGACAGGGACCGAATGCTTGACCAGGCGCAACGCGCTGAGCACCGAGACGTCGACATCGAACGTTCCTGCAAGCGCCGAGGTCGCCAGCAAGCCGCGCCCACCGAATTGAACAGCCAATGCAGCGCTCGCGGTCGCGACGACGGCAAAAAGCAAGGCGAAAAGCAGCAACGGGCCCAATTCGAATGGATTGCGAGCCAGTGCGCCCTTTTCGCGTTTTCCCTGGTCGTGGGCCAACATGAATGCGCCGCAGGCGGCGAAAGCGAGCGCCGCGCCAATCGCCGGAATGCCGACTGCTCCAAACACGCTTGGCTCAAGGATCAGCACCACGGCGCAGACCCGCAGCACCGAAACCATCGCCGCCAGCGAAGCCGCGCCTGCGAGCGGCCGTGGATTGCTCGCGGACGCGGCGTTGCGCGCAAGCGCCATGGTTACGGCGGTGGAAGATACGACCGCACCAACGAGCGAGCTGACGAGCAGACCGCGCCTGGTTCCCAGGACGCGGACGGCGACATAGCCGGCGAACGAAATCGACGCCATCAGCACCGTCAGGAACCAGACCTCCCAAGGATTGAACCCGCCCCAAGGATCCATCGTCCGGTTTGGCAACAAGGGCAAAACGATCGCCGTCATCACCGCAAGGATCAGCGCCGAGCGAAGCTCGATCCAGGTCAGTCGCTTCAGGAGACCGTGCAGGATCTCGCGACTGGCAAGGACCGCCGCAAGTGCCGCCCCTCCGGCAGCCGCGGCCCGATAGTCACCGGCGACCGAAAGTGCACCGAGCGCAAACACGCCAAGGCCGGCGATCACCCCCGTGACGCTGAAATCCTCGTCTTGGGCCGCCTCGCGCGCCTTGTACCAGGCGAAGATTGCTGCAAAGGCGATGAACCCGCCGACCAGCACGGAAACTGCACCGAGCGCATCGGCGAGCGCTGCGAGAATGCCGCCGAGCAGGCCGGATATGCCGAATGTGCGAATGCCGGCCGTGCGGCTGCGGTCCGGTGCGTCCCGCTCGCGCCAGCCGCGCTCCAATCCGACGAGGAGACCGATTGCCAGGGCCAGTCCAAGCCGGGCGATGAGCGTATCCATGGTTGGCGCGGCCTCAGGCGGCGACAGTTGGCAGACGGTCGCGAACCCATCTGACGATCTGCCCCACCGTCATCGCGCCGGATGTGCGCGCAATTTCACGCCCGCCATGGAAGAGGATCATCGTCGGGATGCCGCGAATGCCGAACTTTGCCGAAACAGCCTGTTCCTTGTCGGAGTTGAGCTTGATCAAGCGGACATGGGGTTCCAGTTCGTTGGCCGCCGCCTCGTACGCCGGCGCCATCATCTGGCAGGGGCCGCACCAGGGCGCCCAGATGTCGACCACGACGGGAAGGCTGCTGCGCGTGATCTGGCGATCGAAAATCTCAGCGTTGACGTCTTGCGGGTGTCCCGAAAACAGTTTGATCCCGCATCTCCCGCATTTTGCCTCCAAAGCATTGTGGGCCTGCGGCAGACGGTTGACCCCGCCACATTCGCTGCAAACCACGAAATCCTGCTGTGCCATGGCCATTCACCGATTTGCCGTCGTCTACTATGCGCGCCCGAGACGTCCATCGCCAAGAGCGCGCAGCGCGTTAAGGATGACCGCGACGTCGATCCCTTCCTGAAGCAATGCGCCTGCCACTGGCGTGATCTGCCCCATGGCTGCGGCAGCCATCGCCAAAGCCGAGAGCGCGAGCCCGGCGATGATGCTTTGCAGGGCAATCGCGCGGGTGCGTTGGGCAATCCGCATCGCTTCGGCGACCGGCTGCAACCTGTCGGCCAGTATGATGACGTCGGCCGCCTCCGAAGAGGCCGTTGCACCGCGGGCACCCATGGCAACACCGACCGTCGCGGCGGCGAGGGCAGGGGCATCGTTGATACCGTCGCCGACCATCATTGTGGGTGCCTGCGTTTTCTCGACCTCGACTGCCGCGACCTTTTCGGCGGGGGTGGCATTGGCGACTATCACATCGAGGTCAAGCAAGCGGGAAATGCGCTCGGCCGCCACGCTGTCGTCGCCTGTAAGCATGACGACACGCTTGATGCCGGCTTGCCGAAGTTCGCCCAACGTATCCCGTGCGTCCGTTTGCAAGGCGTCCCCGAATGTAAAAACACCGGCAAGGCGCTTGCCAAGCGCAACAAAGACCCTCAGCACCGGCTCGTCCCGGTACCGGTCTTCGCCGCTTCTCGCCCAGGTCGGTAGCGGTTTGTGAGCGAGCACGAGATGACGCGAGCCCGCCGCGATCGACACGTTCTCGACTTGCCCCTTCAGGCCGGCCCCACGGTACTCGCGAACATCGCACGGATGCGAGAGCTGCAGGTGCCTGGCGCGCGCCGCTCGGGCGATCGAGTCGGCGAGCACATGGTGCGAGGCCTGTTCCAGCGATGCCAACAGTCGCAGAAGCTCGTCGGGATCACGGCCGGGCGCCACGTCGATTTCGATCAGCTCGGCGCCGCCGATGGTCAAGGTGCCGGTTTTGTCGAAGATCGCGGTCCGAGCCTGTGCAAGGGCCTCCAGCGCCGCAGAGCCCTTCATCAGGATGCCGCCATGCGCGGCGCGTGACACGCCGCCAATGAAAGCAACGGGGGCGGCGAGGATGAGCGGGCAAGGTGTAGCGACCACCAGGACGGCGAGCGCTCTGATCGGATCGCCGGAGACGTACCAGGCGATGCCGGAAACCAGCAACGTGACAGGGAGCAGGAACAGGGCGAAACGATCGGCCATCCGGATAAAGGGGGCTTTCGCCGTCTGCGCCGCCGCAACCATGCGAACGATCGCCGCGTATGTGCTTTGTTCGGACAGGGCTGAAGCCCGCATGCTGAAAGCCTCGCCCGCATTGACGGTGCCGCTACGCAGCAGGTCGCCGGCGCTGCGGCGTTCCGGCAAAGGTTCGCCAGTCACAGCGGACTCGTCGAGTGAGGCCGAAGCGTCGAGCAGGACCCCGTCGACAGGCAGCAACTCACCAGCGCGCACGAGGAGGTGGTCGCCGACGGTGACGTCCTCAACAGCGATGGTTTCTATCCCTTGTGTCGACTTCCGGTGCGCAACGCGCGGCGACCTGTCTGTCAGCGCCTTGAGGTTGCGCTCCGCGCGCCCACGGGCAAAATCCTCAAGCACCGTGCCGCCGGCATACATGATCGCGACCACTATTGCGGCCAGGGGTTGGCCTAGCAGCAGGGCTGCGGACATCGAGACCAGTGCGATGGCATCGACGCCGAAGCGGCCGATCCAGAAATCGCGCAATATGGAGATGGCGAGAGCAGCAACTACAGGCAAGGTCGCCACCGCCCAGATCGTGCCGGCCTCAACGGGGCCAAGACCGGTTCGCCAAATCCCGATGCCGACCGCCAGCCCCAGGACGGCGATGACCAGCAAGGCGCGGCGCAGGACAGACTCGTTCATACGATTTCTCTCAACCTTGATGGTCCCCGCGGCGCTAGAGTTCGCTGACCATCTCCTCAAGCAGGCGCCGCACGTCTTGCGCCACTTCCGCAAGTCCGGGATTGTCGATCGCGCCCATCGAG
This window harbors:
- a CDS encoding heavy metal translocating P-type ATPase, whose protein sequence is MNESVLRRALLVIAVLGLAVGIGIWRTGLGPVEAGTIWAVATLPVVAALAISILRDFWIGRFGVDAIALVSMSAALLLGQPLAAIVVAIMYAGGTVLEDFARGRAERNLKALTDRSPRVAHRKSTQGIETIAVEDVTVGDHLLVRAGELLPVDGVLLDASASLDESAVTGEPLPERRSAGDLLRSGTVNAGEAFSMRASALSEQSTYAAIVRMVAAAQTAKAPFIRMADRFALFLLPVTLLVSGIAWYVSGDPIRALAVLVVATPCPLILAAPVAFIGGVSRAAHGGILMKGSAALEALAQARTAIFDKTGTLTIGGAELIEIDVAPGRDPDELLRLLASLEQASHHVLADSIARAARARHLQLSHPCDVREYRGAGLKGQVENVSIAAGSRHLVLAHKPLPTWARSGEDRYRDEPVLRVFVALGKRLAGVFTFGDALQTDARDTLGELRQAGIKRVVMLTGDDSVAAERISRLLDLDVIVANATPAEKVAAVEVEKTQAPTMMVGDGINDAPALAAATVGVAMGARGATASSEAADVIILADRLQPVAEAMRIAQRTRAIALQSIIAGLALSALAMAAAAMGQITPVAGALLQEGIDVAVILNALRALGDGRLGRA
- the trxC gene encoding thioredoxin TrxC, encoding MAQQDFVVCSECGGVNRLPQAHNALEAKCGRCGIKLFSGHPQDVNAEIFDRQITRSSLPVVVDIWAPWCGPCQMMAPAYEAAANELEPHVRLIKLNSDKEQAVSAKFGIRGIPTMILFHGGREIARTSGAMTVGQIVRWVRDRLPTVAA
- a CDS encoding MgtC/SapB family protein encodes the protein MDTLIARLGLALAIGLLVGLERGWRERDAPDRSRTAGIRTFGISGLLGGILAALADALGAVSVLVGGFIAFAAIFAWYKAREAAQDEDFSVTGVIAGLGVFALGALSVAGDYRAAAAGGAALAAVLASREILHGLLKRLTWIELRSALILAVMTAIVLPLLPNRTMDPWGGFNPWEVWFLTVLMASISFAGYVAVRVLGTRRGLLVSSLVGAVVSSTAVTMALARNAASASNPRPLAGAASLAAMVSVLRVCAVVLILEPSVFGAVGIPAIGAALAFAACGAFMLAHDQGKREKGALARNPFELGPLLLFALLFAVVATASAALAVQFGGRGLLATSALAGTFDVDVSVLSALRLVKHSVPVGTVGQAVLVALVANAIGRLSLAVFAGPVRFWLPLGGATLLAAITGYFATVLLPNV